In one Colletotrichum destructivum chromosome 2, complete sequence genomic region, the following are encoded:
- a CDS encoding Putative vacuolar protein sorting-associated protein: MSSTDPTGNSPSLPGDSQHASAAVAVTSAESAGSKAETEPPELDYAHTEPKPVLSAKAAGKQQATDDLIDFGDDDFGPMNETKPVANPETESRSSKPGPESNQAVPAPASEVASEPLTSSMATLKPTSPLPAETATQYLTIEATSYVDPTPPTPRTSQPPSRTPSNAAKRRPSSDASPTRSDASYDERRYASEDEQENGSRSEIQSIMEQFTGDGGGPGADEVMSPRLEIASPMLGSPGIQHPPRKSSLEPLVPSLSHQVQELQGLRIHSASPTSILSHQRVPDDQGPPVPPKDGPPATPSRSRDDRQMSIDSQMSPSMPIHRPPPPEPEPEPALPFDFHRFLEQLRNKKADPVARYLKSFLSEFGKRQWMVHEQVKIISDFLAFIANKMAQCEVWRDVSDAEFDNAREGMEKLVMNRLYTQTFSPAIPPPQPIPGAKPKRRGGERPMGPGRRGQHQEDVERDDILTQKINIYAWLREEHLDIPPAGDSGRRFLKLAQQELLKIKSYRAPRDKIICVLNCCKVIFGLLKHSKSDSSADSFMPLLIYVVLQANPEHLVSNVQYILRFRNQEKLGGEAGYYLSSLMGAIQFIENMDRTTLTITDEEFEKNVEAAVSAIAEKHRLDSPAVVQEPAFSEKAGFHQGDSSGRPSLDMMGESSTPRRSTSSNEGGRDADDQAPITGLLRSIQKPLSTIGRMFSDDPSPAPPVPSHASRPPGSSERLSPRPSAELPRDGQQPASRHHLSAEEAAARQASAEVAEAQRLSRAEHVNVVETLAGMFPDLDRDIISDVVYQKQGRVGQAVDACLALSN, translated from the exons ATGTCTTCCACAGATCCCACAGGTAACTCTCCCAGCCTACCTGGCGACTCTCAGCATGCCTCTGCCGCAGTCGCGGTGACGAGCGCCGAGTCCGCGGGGTCCAAGGCTGAAACGGAACCCCCCGAGCTCGACTACGCCCACACGGAACCCAAGCCCGTTCTGTCTGCAAAGGCCGCTGGCAAGCAACAAGCGACAGACGACCTGATCGActttggcgatgatgatTTTGGCCCTATGAATGAGACGAAGCCCGTCGCCAACCCGGAAACGGAAAGCAGGTCAAGCAAGCCAGGCCCGGAGTCCAACCAGGCCGTCCCTGCGCCAGCTTCCGAGGTTGCATCAGAACCGTTgacctcctcgatggcgacTCTGAAACCCACGAGCCCATTGCCAGCTGAGACCGCCACGCAGTATCTCACCATCGAGGCTACCTCCTACGTCGACCCGACACCTCCTACCCCCCGAACGTCACAGCCCCCGTCCCGGACTCCGTCGAATGCTGCCAAGCGTCGACCGTCCTCCGATGCGTCCCCAACGAGGTCCGACGCTAGCTACGACGAGCGCAGATATGCAAGTGAGGACGAGCAAGAGAACGGATCACGGTCCGAGATCCAAAGCATCATGGAGCAGTTCACCGGCGATGGGGGTGGCCCTGGAGCCGACGAGGTCATGAGTCCGAGACTCGAAATTGCATCACCCATGCTAGGCAGTCCTGGCATCCAGCACCCACCTCGAAAGTCTAGCCTCGAGCCGCTGGTTCCGTCCCTGTCTCATCAGGTTCAGGAACTCCAGGGCCTGAGAATACACTCGGCGTCCCCGACCAGCATTCTTTCGCATCAGAGGGTCCCCGATGACCAAGGTCCTCCCGTGCCACCAAAGGACGGTCCGCCTGCGACGCCTTCGCGATCCCGCGACGACAGGCAGATGAGCATAGATTCCCAAATGTCTCCTAGCATGCCTATCCACCGGCCGCCACCTCCCGAACCCGAACCCGAGCCAGCACTGCCTTTCGACTTCCATCGCTTCCTAGAGCAGCTGCGCAACAAAAAAGCAGACCCGGTTGCCAGGTACCTCAAGTCTTTCCTGTCGGAGTTTGGGAAGCGGCAATGGATGGTTCATGAGCAGGTCAAGATTATCAGCGACTTCTTGGCATTTATCGCCAACAAGATGGCACAATGCGAGGTTTGGAGAGATGTTTCCGACGCCGAGTTCGACAACGCTCGAGAGGGCATGGAGAAGTTGGTCATGAACCGGCTCTACACGCAgaccttctcgccggcgaTCCCTCCGCCACAACCGATTCCTGGTGCGAAGCCCAAACGGCGAGGTGGCGAGCGGCCCATGGGACCGGGTCGGCGTGGGCAACACCAAGAAGACGTGGAACGCGACGATATCCTAACACAGAAGATCAACATCTATGCTTGGCTCAGGGAAGAGCATCTCGACATACCGCCCGCTGGTGACAGTGGAAGGCGGTTCCTCAAGCTTGCCCAACAAG AACTCCTCAAGATCAAGTCCTATCGGGCACCGCGGGATAAGATCATTTGCGTCCTCAACTGTTGCAAAGTTATCTTCG GGCTCCTCAAGCACTCCAAGTCAGACTCATCGGCTGACTCGTTCATGCCCCTCTTGATTTACGTCGTCTTACAAGCCAACCCGGAGCACTTGGTGTCCAACGTCCAGTACATCCTGCGCTTCAGGAACCAGGAGAAGCTCGGTGGCGAGGCCGGGTACTATCTTTCATCGCTC ATGGGCGCCATTCAGTTCATTGAGAACATGGACCGGACTACCCTCACGATCACGGACGAAGAATTCGAGAAGAACGTCGAGGCAGCCGTGTCTGCGATAGCAGAGAAGCACCGCCTTGACTCACCAGCTGTCGTCCAGGAGCCTGCTTTCTCGGAGAAGGCGGGCTTCCACCAAGGAGACTCGTCCGGTCGGCCCTCTCTGGATATGATGGGAGAATCTTCCACGCCACGCcgctcgacatcgtcgaaCGAAGGCGGTAGAGACGCAGACGACCAAGCCCCGATCACCGGTCTCCTCCGATCAATACAGAAACCTCTCAGCACAATCGGCCGCATGTTCTCGGACGACCCTTCTCCGGCGCCCCCCGTACCCAGCCAtgcgtcgaggccgcccggTTCCTCCGAACGACTCTCTCCCAGGCCGAGCGCGGAGCTGCCGCGAGATGGGCAACAGCCTGCCTCCCGTCATCACCTTTCGGCAGAGGAGGCTGCGGCCCGGCAGGCGAGCGCCGAAGTCGCAGAGGCCCAGCGTTtgagcagagcagagcatGTTAACGTCGTCGAGACGCTTGCGGGCATGTTTCCCGACCTCGACAGGGACATCATTTCGGACGTGGTGTATCAGAAGCAGGGCCGAGTCGGGCAGGCTGTCGACGCCTGTCTGGCCCTATCCAACTGA
- a CDS encoding Putative cutinase/acetylxylan esterase, alpha/Beta hydrolase, cutinase, serine active, which produces MKFLNVLALASVAAAFPTLSDTSINDVDVRELEARELEARQRTGRVGSTAKEFTEGGCKDVIMFFARGSTEVGNMGTVCGPPTANGVKANFQSVAVEGVDYAAGLATNTLPGGADPRGIAEMKRLIAQANADCPNSMLVVGGYSQGAALTHRAVEDLPQAQKDQIVAAFTFGDTQNLQDGGRIPNFPPEDTKIICAAGDAVCRGTLTILPAHLSYGRNADEMADFISQKLTAAGAQRRK; this is translated from the coding sequence ATGAAGTTCCTCAACGTTCTCGCTCTCGCGTCCGTCGCGGCCGCTTTTCCCACCCTCTCGGACACGTccatcaacgacgtcgacgtccgcgagctcgaggcccgCGAACTCGAGGCCCGGCAGCGCACCGGGCGCGTCGGGTCGACGGCCAAGGAGTTCACGGAGGGCGGATGCAAGGACGTCATCATGTTCTTCGCGCGCGGGTCGACCGAGGTGGGAAACATGGGCACGGTGTGCggcccgccgacggccaacggcgtcaaggccaaCTTCCAGAGCGTggcggtcgagggcgtcgactACGCGGCCGGGCTCGCGACCAACACGCTTCCCGGCGGGGCGGACCCGCGGggcatcgccgagatgaAGAGGCTCATCGCGCAGGCCAACGCCGACTGCCCCAACTCGATGCTCGTCGTGGGCGGGTACAGCCAGGGGGCGGCGCTCACGCACCGGGCGGTGGAGGACCTGCCGCAGGCGCAGAAGGACCAGATCGTGGCGGCCTTCACGTTCGGCGACACGCAGAACCTCCAAGACGGCGGCAGGATCCCGAACTTCCCTCCGGAGGATACCAAAATCATCtgcgcggcgggcgacgccgtctgCCGGGGCACGTTGACGATCCTCCCGGCCCACCTGTCATACGGCAGGAACGCGGACGAGATGGCGGACTTTATCTCACAGAAGCTCACGGCTGCGGGTGCACAGAGGCGCAAGTAG
- a CDS encoding Putative P-type ATPase, HAD superfamily, P-type ATPase, transmembrane domain superfamily — protein sequence MTITMNEKTTPDAPPSGESPPGIDEKSSASTRHDALTWCKSVFYEVVLGRKTLPPSKYGRRIPLRLDQDAPLADERRGGHPYVSNTIRTSRYTVYDFIPKQLFFQFSRIGNFYFLCVGVPQTVPGLSTTGNITTILPLLFFVLVTIAKEGYDDFKRHRLDKVENAETARVLKHAKHRVTSGAGWQSKLRGFLTRGSSALETCSTDAPWTMTRWCDIEVGDLIKLSRDDPLPADIVLLHADGENGLAYIETMALDGETNLKSKQVSAALKGHDTLEKIMACDAEFVVEDPNPDLYKFDGKITVDGKSLPLTSAEVIYRGSILRNTGSAIGIVINTGEECKIRMNANQHPKAKKPALETVANKIVATLAIYVIILSIGCSMGYIMWQRSQERRTWYLQGAQVKFHEIIIGFIIQFNNVIPLALYVSLEIVKVGQLLMLNSDVEMYHAETDTPARCNTNTILENLGQVGYIFTDKTGTLTENVMKFRKLSIAGTAWLHQPDVDLEAEGAEDSSVDTLSEDKGGGPRISTQYIRADALVDDYVQSPTSLGRPSMAHSRAPSARRSSSQWRSTGRPDHVQPDVTTKELLEFIALRPHSLFARRAKDYILAMALCHTCLPEIRDGEVEYQSSSPDELAIVRAAQELGYTVVSRTSSNITLRHASDAGGNGKDMTFDILDVIEFSSHRKRMSIVVRYPDGRICIICKGADSVILPRLKMANLALQKAQNVRRSADLEHELVRKSEQQEPRISTGGRASLSLRRSIGITRHAPGPSTRPQAADRSQSFEASNKMGKSGDLLRPSINIRNASFESSPASPTTLAHHTPEKFAFLDDPAIADDSSVFTRCFKHLDDFATEGLRTLLFAQKFISEQDYRAWKKNFDEAATSLTDRQEKIEAAAETMEQSLTLVGASAIEDKLQQGVPETIDKLRRANIKIWMLTGDKRETAINIAHSARICQPVSDLFTLDVTKGDLHGQLVALSEDLHSGSVHSVVVIDGHSLASIERSPDLTAQFYAVVPFVDSVICCRASPAQKALMVKTVRSQLRKSGSRMGHGLTLAIGDGANDLAMISASHVGVGISGKEGLQAARVADYAIAQFRYLQRLLLVHGRWNYVRTAKFILCTFWKEMFFYLPTAMYQRYNGYTGTSLYEMASLTVFNTLFTSLCVICMGIWEQDLSADTLLAVPELYVYGQRNMGLNLVKYAAWMFSAACQGVLAYWGVWAGYVWFAHSSDQGLFAVGDLAFTLGVVWINYKCFILETHHKSAIVMACFFITFSGWWAWNGFLSSIYARAPSPYAVRDGFSKTFGADWVWWLTLIVMTTVFILMETVFRTLQRSMILAGLWRWPWIRKEDDVCADEWRLELWQELEKDPAVRKKLRRMARDEEEEEDEIVEVGGDEVRDDVRSERAV from the exons ATGACCATTACGATGAACGAAAAAACGACCCCCGATGCGCCGCCATCAGGCGAATCGCCTCCCGGAATCGATGAAAAgtccagcgccagcaccCGTCACGATGCTCTAACGTGGTGTAAGAGCGTCTTTTACGAGGTCGTCTTGGGCCGCAAGACACTGCCGCCCTCCAAATATGGCCGTCGCATTCCTCTCCGGCTGGACCAAGATGCGCCTTTGGCTGATGAGCGCCGGGGCGGCCACCCCTACGTCTCCAACACCATCCGGACGTCCCGCTACACCGTCTACGATTTCATCCCAAAACAACTGTTTTTCCAGTTCTCCCGCATCGGCAACTTCTATTTCCTCTGCGTCGGCGTACCCCAGACTGTTCCTGGACTTTCTACCACCGGAAATATAACGACA ATCCTACCGCTGCTGTTTTTCGTCTTGGTTACAATCGCAAAGGAGGGCTACGATGACTTCAAGCGCCACCGACTCGACAAAGTCGAAAACGCCGAAACGGCCCGTGTTCTCAAGCATGCAAAGCATCGCGTCACAAGCGGCGCTGGCTGGCAGTCGAAGCTTCGCGGCTTCTTGACGAGGGGCTCAAGTGCCCTGGAAACGTGTAGCACAGATGCGCCCTGGACAATGACAAGATGGTGCGATATCGAGGTTGGAGACCTCATCAAGCTATCTAGAGACGACCCGCTCCCGGCGGATATCGTGCTGCTCCACGCCGACGGGGAAAACGGCCTCGCCTACATCGAAACCATGGCCCTTGACGGCGAAACCAACCTCAAGAGCAAGCAGGTGTCGGCAGCGCTGAAGGGTCACGATACCCTGGAGAAGATAATGGCCTGCGATGCCGAattcgtcgtcgaggacccgAACCCCGACCTGTACAAGTTCGACGGCAAGATCACTGTCGACGGCAAGTCGCTGCCACTCACCTCTGCCGAGGTCATCTACCGTGGCAGCATCCTGCGGAACACTGGATCGgccatcggcatcgtcatcaacaCCGGCGAGGAGTGCAAGATTCGCATGAACGCCAACCAACATCCCAAAGCGAAGAAGCCTGCCCTCGAGACCGTGGCCAACAAGATCGTTGCGACCCTCGCCATCTATGTCATCATCTTATCGATTGGCTGTTCCATGGGATACATCATGTGGCAGAGGTCGCAGGAGCGAAGAACGTGGTATCTCCAGGGAGCCCAGGTCAAGTTCCACGAAATCATCATCGGCTTCATCATCCAGTTCAACAACGTCATCCCGCTAGCGCTCTACGTCAGTCTCGAGATCGTCAAggtcggccagctgctcatGCTCAACTCCGACGTCGAGATGTACCACGCAGAGACGGATACGCCTGCGCGGTGCAACACGAACACGATCCTCGAGAACCTAGGCCAAGTGGGCTACATCTTCACCGACAAGACGGGCACGCTGACCGAGAACGTCATGAAGTTCCGGAAGCTGAGCATCGCGGGCACGGCGTGGCTTCACCAGCCtgatgtcgacctcgaggcaGAGGGCGCGGAGGACAGCTCAGTCGATACCCTTTCCGAGGACAAAGGAGGAGGCCCTCGCATCTCGACCCAGTACATCCGAGCGGACGCCTTGGTCGATGATTACGTCCAGTCTCCGACGTCCCTGGGAAGGCCCTCCATGGCCCACTCTCGCGCCCCGTCTGCACGACGGTCCTCCTCTCAGTGGCGATCTACGGGCCGTCCGGATCATGTGCAGCCGGATGTGACAACAAAGGAGCTTCTCGAGTTCATTGCCCTGAGACCCCATTCGCTGTTCGCCAGGAGAGCCAAGGACTACATCCTCGCCATGGCCCTCTGCCACACCTGTCTTCCGGAAatccgcgacggcgaggtggaATACCAGTCCTCGTCCCCGGACGAGTTGGCCATCGTTCGAGCTGCACAGGAGCTCGGCTACACTGTCGTTTCCCGGACATCTTCCAACATTACACTACGACACGCCTCGGACGCCGGTGGGAATGGCAAGGACATGACTTTCGACATCCTGGACGTCATCGAGTTCAGCAGCCACCGCAAGAGGATGTCTATCGTCGTGCGCTACCCGGACGGACGAATCTGCATCATCTGCAAAGGCGCCGACTCGGTCATCCTCCCCAGGCTGAAGATGGCCAACCTGGCCTTGCAAAAGGCCCAGAATGTTCGCAGGAGCGCGGACTTGGAACACGAACTGGTGCGGAAGAGCGAGCAACAGGAGCCGAGGATCAgcaccggcggccgcgcGAGCCTGTCGCTGCGAAGAAGCATCGGGATCACGCGTCACGCTCCAGGGCCGAGTACGAGACCTCAGGCGGCAGACCGCAGCCAGTCCTTCGAGGCGAGCAACAAGATGGGCAAGTCGGGCGACCTTCTCCGTCCCTCGATCAACATCCGCAATGCGTCGTTTGagtcatcgccggcctctcCCACCACACTCGCTCATCATACCCCCGAGAAgttcgccttcctcgacgatCCCGCCATCGCAGACGACTCGTCCGTCTTCACCCGGTGCTTCAAGCACCTCGACGACTTCGCCACCGAAGGCCTGCGCACGCTCCTCTTTGCCCAGAAGTTCATCTCCGAACAGGACTATCGCGCCTGGAAGAAGAACTTTGACGAAGCCGCCACGAGCTTGACTGACCGCCAGGAAAAGATTGAAGCCGCGGCAGAGACCATGGAGCAGTCCCTgaccctcgtcggcgcgtCTGCCATCGAGGACAAGCTGCAGCAGGGCGTGCCCGAGACGATCGACAAGCTCCGAcgcgccaacatcaagatcTGGATGTTGACGGGCGACAAGCGCGAGACGGCCATCAACATTGCTCATTCGGCCCGTATCTGCCAGCCCGTCTCTGACCTGTTCACTCTCGACGTTACCAAGGGGGACCTCCACGGCCAGTTGGTTGCGCTGTCTGAGGACCTGCACTCCGGCTCGGTCcacagcgtcgtcgtcatcgacggaCACTCCCTGGCTTCTATAGAGAGGTCCCCTGACTTGACGGCCCAGTTCTACGCGGTCGTGCCCTTTGTTGACTCGGTCATCTGCTGCCGCGCCTCGCCCGCGCAAAAGGCGCTCATGGTCAAGACCGTCCGGTCCCAGCTCCGCAAGTCAGGAAGCCGTATGGGCCACGGATTGACCCTTGCcattggcgacggcgccaacgacCTGGCCATGATCTCCGCCAGccacgtcggcgtcggcatctcgggaaaggaagggcTCCAGGCCGCTCGAGTGGCCGACTACGCCATCGCCCAGTTCCGGTACCTTCAGCGCCTGCTCCTGGTGCATGGCCGGTGGAACTACGTCCGGACCGCCAAGTTTATCCTCTGCACGTTCTGGAAGGAGATGTTCTTCTACCTGCCCACCGCCATGTACCAGCGCTACAACGGGTACACGGGGACCTCGCTGTACGAGATGGCCAGCCTGACCGTCTTCAACACCCTGTTCACCAGCCTCTGCGTCATCTGCATGGGCATCTGGGAACAGGACCTCAGCGCCGACACGCTGCTCGCGGTCCCGGAGCTGTACGTCTACGGCCAGCGGAACATGGGGCTGAACCTGGTCAAGTACGCCGCGTGGatgttctcggcggcgtgccAGGGCGTGCTGGCCTACTGGGGCGTCTGGGCCGGATACGTGTGGTTCGCGCACTCGAGCGACCAGGGCCTCTTCGCCGTTGGCGATCTCGCGTTCACTCTGGGCGTCGTCTGGATCAACTACAAGTGCTT CATCCTCGAAACCCACCACAAGTCGGCCATCGTGATGGCGTGCTTCTTCATCACCTTCTCAGGGTGGTGGGCGTGGAACGGCTTCCTGTCGTCCATCTACGCCCGCGCCCCGTCGCCGTACGCGGTCCGAGACGGGTTCTCCAAGACGTTCGGCGCGGACTGGGTGTGGTGGCTGACGCTCATTGTCATGACCACCGTCTTCATTCTCATGGAGACCGTCTTCCGCACCTTGCAGAGGTCCATGATCCTGGCCGGGCTGTGGCGGTGGCCGTGGATCCgcaaggaggacgacgtctGCGCGGACGAGTGGCGGTTGGAGCTGTGGCaggagctggagaaggacCCGGCTGTGAGGAAGAAGCTGAGAAGGATGGCgagggatgaggaggaggaggaggacgaaaTCGTAGAAGTAGGTGGGGATGAGGTGCGTGACGATGTGAGGTCAGAGAGGGCGGTCTGa
- a CDS encoding Putative cutinase/acetylxylan esterase, alpha/Beta hydrolase — MRTKTTTAAAAAAVAGLFAATASAQNSTATCATGVHLIVARGSNEAPGSGRIGSVANGVVAAIPGSQIAPIDYPAAFDTYNGSVAAGDEVMKTALVQYSSRCPDSKVALLGFSQGAQVAGDVLCGGTEDDESDQLDLDFVDTTPVPSSVVDQSVIAVILFGDPTHNASAPWNRGTSTRNGLFPRENVTACEAYASKIESYCDTGDIYCDVGNNTSVHGSYFANYTDDAVEFITAQFNASKHAANGSATPTPTGVPVSGAAASAPGLLASLAGLSMLAAYML, encoded by the exons ATGAGGACAAAGACTactaccgccgccgccgccgccgccgttgccggtctcttcgccgccacggcctcggcgcagAACTCGACGGCCACCTGCGCCACCGGCGTCCACCTCATCGTGGCCCGCGGCAGCAACGAGGCGCCCGGGTCCGGCCGCATCGGCAGcgtcgccaacggcgtcGTGGCCGCCATCCCCGGTTCCCAGATCGCGCCGATCGACTACCCGGCCGCCTTTGACACCTACAACGGCtcggtcgccgccggcgacgaggtcatgAAGACGGCGCTGGTCCAGTACAGCTCGCGGTGCCCGGACTCCAAGGTCGCCCTACTGGGTTTCTCCCAG GGCGCGCAAGTCGCAGGCGATGTATTGTGCGGCGgcaccgaggacgacgagagcgacCAGTTGGACCTGGACTTTGTCGATACGACACCTGTGCCCTCGTCAGTCGTCGACCAGAGCG tcatcgccgtcatcctcttcgGTGACCCGACGCACAACGCCAGCGCACCCTGGAACAGGGGCACCAGCACCCGCAACGGG CTCTTCCCCCGCGAGAACGTCACGGCCTGCGAGGCCTACGCCTCCAAGATCGAGTCCTACTGCGACACTGGCGACATCTACTGCGACGTCGGCAACAACACCAGCGTCCACGGGTCCTACTTTGCCAACTACACCGACGACGCTGTCGAGTTCATCACCGCTCAGTTCAACGCGTCCAAGCACGCGGCCAACGGCTCGGCCACCCCCACCCCGACAGGCGTGCCGgtctccggcgccgccgcctccgccccggGCCTGTTGGCGTCCCTGGCCGGTCTGTCGATGCTCGCGGCTTACATGCTGTAA